The sequence below is a genomic window from Maylandia zebra isolate NMK-2024a linkage group LG18, Mzebra_GT3a, whole genome shotgun sequence.
gactgTGACACCAGCCTGTTTCAGTGAAGCTTGTTTGTCGCCTCCAGCTTGTTTCATTGTAACAACTTCAATCCTTTAAAACCAGATCTGACGAGCGAGCCGAACACAAACCCTGCCTGACTGATCTGAGCATAAGTCACAAACTGAATTTCATATCGTGTTGCGTTCCCTACAGTTCCCGGTAAATTCTCTGTGGAGTGAAGAACGAACACTTCCAGGTGGGAACATTCGTGACTCAGCATATGGACACATTTACCACCTCTGTGTTCAATCAATAGTTTTTTTGCTGAGTCCAGGCTGTATGACACATGATCAGGATATATTTGATTACGTAAGTGTACAGCCTGCTGCTTTCTGAGATCAGCTGTATGTTTGACAGCTTTGTGTGAACGTGATTGGCCTGAACTTACACTGAATTATGTGACTAACTCGGGTGTGTTTGATTGTTACGTTCTGTGGTCCTGAGTTAAATTAACTTTGACAGCTATTCAGTCAAAAGATTATTTAACTACTAGAGTAGGGAGTTATGTGTATAGATACTGTTCAGTCAAAGCCATGCcggttgacctttgaccctctTAAAGTGATGCGGCTGGTAAATGCAGAGCAGCTGATTTGGTTTGAACTTTCACCCCGTGTTCAGTGTGGAAATCGCGCAGCACCACGACAGCCTCAGCGCGCTGCTCCGCTGGGCCGGATGTTCTCCGATGACGCAGCCGAAATGTTGAGTAATGACTGAAAAGAAACAGCTCAGGCCAGAATACAGAGGAAATGCCATGAAAATGACCCACAGGAATATGCGCTGGATCATTTTCAAGAGGCTGAATTTGTCTCTAAGGAACCAACTTGGCGATTCCACCCTCAGATGTTACAAGAAGCTGAAAACACTTCCACTGAAACTTGGAAGTTTATCAGTGACTGTGGGGTAACGTCACTGTGGGTTTAAGCTGATCCTTCTAGGGGGATCCAGCGGCTGCCTGAGGCATGTTTCACACCACCACATGAATTCTGGGACTTACAAACAAACAGGGAGGTTTGCAGAAACAAAGCAGACACTTTGAGATCAAGAGAAGCTCCAACATGTGAAgggcttttattctgaagggaTGAAAACACTTCTGATGTACTTTTAGTGCAAAAAAAGCTtttgaacaaaaacaatatatatatataaaaatgaactctgaaattaaaaatacacaatCACAAATACAAAAGCTTTAGGGAGTGAACGGATTAAATAGTGAATTAAATTATTGTTCATCATCAGCTGTAAATTAAAGTTATGACACATATTTATTCACATTGTCGCCTCATAAACTGGAATGTCTGAAAAActactttaaattaaaatagtcaataaaaacaaaaataaataaaaaacagaaaacctgaTTACAGACGAGCAGCGAGCCCCACGGGCAGCGTGCTGCATTCAGGTGACGTCGGTCATTATTTTAGCTTTAAAACCTGAAGTGAAGAAACTAGAACGACTGAGCAGATGTTAATGTGAAGTCCTgagctgctgcagcctctgcttcagctctctgctcctcttcctcagttCATCTTTCTTTGCCAACAGCTTCCTCTCCTGCTCTCTGACCTCCATGATGAACTCCGCCGCCTTCTTCAGGATCACCACCTTCGCCGCTTTTTCATTGTTGGCCACCGCTGGGACCTCGTCCCTCAGAACCATGAAGCTCATCTTCAGCTCGTTTCTCCGCTGCCTCTCCAGCACGTTGTGAGTCCTGCGCTTGTCGTTGTCCTCGCCCTCCGATTTCGGGCTCCAGCACCGGCGCCCGCCGCTCTGCCGCGGTGCCGCGCTGCTGCTCTCCGCCTTCACACGTTTCTCAGGGGGTTGCTGGGCAGCGTAGTTGTGTTGGTGGATGGTGACATGAGAGCGTTTCAGGACCAGAGGGGAGGTGTGGGACCGTCGAGATGACTTTCTCCTGTCCACTGTCACCACATCgatctcttcctcttcctcatcatcttcctcttctgagaaaaaaaacaaggaaaaacatTCTGGTGTAAATAAAAGTGATCGCGGTCTGAGCCAAAACCACCGTCCTGCTGATGGACGAGTGACTGAACAGGGACAGAAAACGAGTGAAAGCAGCAGAGCGAGACAGAAAACGTGCCCTCCTTGAACTCCTCGCTTCCATATTTTCCATAGTTTTCAGACATTTACCGGCCAatgaaaacatttctcagaTGTCTGCTGACACTGACAGTACTGGTGGATATTTTAATCCACAGCTTAATTCAGACCAAGGTTACGTTTTAGTGTACTACTATCCACAGTAACTATAGCGTCAAAATAATGGTGACGTATGAGGAACAGAAAGAGCCCTGTGGTGAAGCTTTCTGAACAGCTGGTCTGATCTGGGATGACAGGCACGGCTTCACTGAGAGCCCCCACATCATTTGACTGTCCTCTGCACTTCCTGTGATGTAAAAGTACTGACCGCAAGAAGAAAACCAGCTACTGATTTTAAGGAGTTCACTTATGTCAGCTGATTGGACCCCAACGCACCTGAGCCTGTTGAGCCCCGCCTTGTTTAGGCTCCCTGACTCAGAGatctgacctgtgtgtgtgtgtgcgcgcacacgTGCAGGATGTCACAATGTTTGCAGCATCTAATATTTGTAAGtctaataaattaaaaataatttcactaCTTTAGGAAAAGTCTGTCGTTTCTACTTCTGTTATGAAAATCCTCACACAGCCTGCAGGATATTTGCCTGCTTGGTGATAGGCTGTTCCCAGACGCTGTAATTAAAGGATGGCCACACCACAGTAGTGTTGGATATCAATAGATGCAGTATTTTGAGATGCTCTGAAAATCACTGGGTTACTACATTTCCAAAAAAATGCAAGTGGATCCTACCTGATGCTTCTTTGTTTCTAACCACTGGTCTCAGAGGGTAAATGAGAAGTGAAGGAAAGGTCGGAGAAAAGCAGAATTCAGAGTTCAGTGACTCTGATACTCAGGATTAAAGAGctggcttttcaaaataaaactcaccTGATTCGCTGTCACTGCTGCTGGGTGGTGGCGAGTCCAGTCTCAGCTCAGACCCCACCTCCATCGCCACACCATCATCCATCTGCTTCTCACCCAGGAACACCACAGAGGGGTCAATGCAGTCTGTCACCGAGGTGTGGAAGTCCTGCAGGTACCCAGCGCTCACCTGAGACCCGCCCACCTGCTCGTCAGCTGTTCTGTCTGTGATGGTCTTAGTGTTGCAGGAGTCCCGGCGGGCCCGCAGCGAGGCCAGCCTCTCTGACACCACCTTCTCCAGCTCTGTGGCAGCGGCgaagctgctgctccacatgcAATCCTGGATGATGAAGGACTGCAGAAATGCTGCAGAGGAGCTGTGGTCATCGTCCAAGAGGTCAGACACCGCCTCCAAGTGGTCGGCGGCAGACAGGGAGGGTCTCCGGCTGGGGGACAAGGGAGGTGTAGGCAGCAGCTCGAACTTCTTCCAGATGTCTTCGCTGGGAGCCGGCAGGAGCTGGCTGCGTGGAGGAGGGTAGAAGTCTTCCTCTTCACCATTCAGGAAGAAGTAGGGCTGGACCACGTCGTAGTCATAATCGTAGTTTGTGCTGTTCAACACCGGCGGCATGACGGCGGCCTGAGAAACACAACAGGAGGTCAGCCTGAGCCAAGCACATGACCACAACATCAAAAAACCATCTGATATTACAACAGTGCAGGAGAATCAGTTAAGCATGCCAGACTCCATTCAAAAAACAGCTAGTTTAGCTTTCTTTGGATTAAAGTCCGAGTTTACATAATAGAAAGCAAAGATCCTTCATCAGTAAACAGCACTACACACATCTGCAGTGCAGATACACTCAAATGTATTAAAACTCGGGATTTAACATGCGTAACAGTTTTAAAAGTAGTAATTTTATCAAAAAATAAGAACAGAATATGCGGTTAAAAGACATAAGTAAAGGTTGCAGAGCAGAGTTAAACACAGAGCTTCAGTATGAGTAAAGTCTCCAGACAGGCGAGAACTTCTGCAGATATGCGAAACTCAGCTGTCAAAATGCGCGACGCTAGTTTAATAACATTGAATCATTTATTCAGAGTCACGCATCAAAGGAAAAACGGTCAAAATGCGAAGAACGAACATCAGCGATAAATTCGGCACACATTTTAAACTGACTAAGCGAAAAGTTAAACGacagcaaagaaaagcatccaGAAAGCTTCAGACATAAACTTACCGTTTTTCTCCAACAGTTAAGGTGAAAAGGTGAAAAAGGTCCAAATGTTCAAGCGAGTAACGAGTAAACTTATAGCGGGCTTTGTCCAGCAGAGCCTGTCAGTCTTAAATAATCCTCAGTTTCTCGAGAACAGACGCTATAACGGTCCCTCAGTGTCGCCCAGCTGCTCTGCAGTCTCAGCGTGAAACTCAGCCATCAGCTGCTTCACACACATTAAATACTCCGGCTTTTATATCTTCATCCGCCGGCACTACAATCTTCCCGCCAAATGCGAACTACGTAGTAAACAAACGGGACCTATCGATGTGCTGCTGACCCTTTAGAAAATAACCTTTAGCGCATTTCTGCCATAAAAGCTTGATTGTAGTATTAGTTTTACTTTAAATTCAGCAAGAAGATGTGCAAAATATGGGAACTATTTTACTCAGCGGACGTGTACTTTTTGTGAATGGTAAGAGGGTGGTCGTGACTGTAAGTGATGTAAAGGAACAAAGTTCCGGGAAACCCGCTCTTATCCCGTGATGAagtcatgaaaacaaacaagaaaaacaatgtttaTCGAAAGAAAACCTGGattgaataaacaaacaaacaacagaacgAAGAAAACGATCACGAGCTCCGAATGCAAAAGCAAAACACGACATGTAATAGAAAGATTTAAAACTAGAttaaaagactaaaaaaaaaaaaaaagtaatctgctaatagaaaatgtattaaatgaATCAAGtttgataaaataaaaacaattacaatatcattaaagaataaaataaaattttaaaggaaaactaacCTAAGAGAAggaattttaaacaaaaacaaaacatatttaaacaaCTATTTTGAAAAATTATAAACAAAGCCACTAAAATGAGAAACAAGAATTTAGCACAGCAAATATActgttattatatttatttattttactttgatgtgattttttattttctctgttttgatGTCATCTAAATTAATTCTGGGAAAGACAACATCAAAATAACATCTatgaaactgaaatataaagaaCAGATTATGGGCTCCATGGTCAAGACCTATGaagaaactatttatttatttctttttaaattcacaaaatgaaagaaTGTGCTTCAACCATCTCCAGGTCTCATTTCCCAGGTGTACATCCTTTATTTCTCTCCTCATATCTTAGACCCTCCCATCAAAAATGAGGTGAAAgaagcagaaacacagaaactgaGGCAACAGGCGCGCCAGATGTTTAGCTGTTAAAGATGTCACGAGGAACAGCTGCATCGGCTGTTTATTGCTTCAT
It includes:
- the LOC101464606 gene encoding transcriptional regulator Myc-2 isoform X1; the protein is MLLKSSPPSKTPSQAAVMPPVLNSTNYDYDYDVVQPYFFLNGEEEDFYPPPRSQLLPAPSEDIWKKFELLPTPPLSPSRRPSLSAADHLEAVSDLLDDDHSSSAAFLQSFIIQDCMWSSSFAAATELEKVVSERLASLRARRDSCNTKTITDRTADEQVGGSQVSAGYLQDFHTSVTDCIDPSVVFLGEKQMDDGVAMEVGSELRLDSPPPSSSDSESEEEDDEEEEEIDVVTVDRRKSSRRSHTSPLVLKRSHVTIHQHNYAAQQPPEKRVKAESSSAAPRQSGGRRCWSPKSEGEDNDKRRTHNVLERQRRNELKMSFMVLRDEVPAVANNEKAAKVVILKKAAEFIMEVREQERKLLAKKDELRKRSRELKQRLQQLRTSH
- the LOC101464606 gene encoding transcriptional regulator Myc-2 isoform X2, with product MPPVLNSTNYDYDYDVVQPYFFLNGEEEDFYPPPRSQLLPAPSEDIWKKFELLPTPPLSPSRRPSLSAADHLEAVSDLLDDDHSSSAAFLQSFIIQDCMWSSSFAAATELEKVVSERLASLRARRDSCNTKTITDRTADEQVGGSQVSAGYLQDFHTSVTDCIDPSVVFLGEKQMDDGVAMEVGSELRLDSPPPSSSDSESEEEDDEEEEEIDVVTVDRRKSSRRSHTSPLVLKRSHVTIHQHNYAAQQPPEKRVKAESSSAAPRQSGGRRCWSPKSEGEDNDKRRTHNVLERQRRNELKMSFMVLRDEVPAVANNEKAAKVVILKKAAEFIMEVREQERKLLAKKDELRKRSRELKQRLQQLRTSH